A genomic region of Bradyrhizobium sp. CCGB12 contains the following coding sequences:
- a CDS encoding trypsin-like serine protease: MDAGGFKDAAVRCVIAGTIAFIFPSVVGAAEHDPFVINKGPIQMGSVEKLNQPGIGPELIGGKEAKSSEWPASFYSAQAGARCTATLIGPTALLLAAHCVGDGQLAAIEFREKTLSGPCKHAEGYKGGVGDLSADYALCRLTEAADGIKYERLNQDPSKLVQEAKLLLTGFGCTTPPPPTGGPPSGGNDGKFRIGQARIAKLPGADPGEPNTIVTRDQVVVCPGDSGGGAYIQRIDGSRVLAAVNSRTLYKEGASLLSSVTSSAAAAFIADWMKKNPGQTICGINLSATCR; this comes from the coding sequence TTGGATGCCGGCGGTTTCAAGGATGCCGCAGTTCGATGCGTAATTGCGGGAACCATCGCTTTCATATTTCCCTCGGTTGTCGGTGCCGCGGAGCATGATCCGTTCGTCATCAACAAGGGACCCATACAGATGGGCTCCGTCGAAAAATTGAATCAGCCCGGCATTGGTCCTGAGTTGATCGGAGGGAAAGAAGCCAAATCGAGCGAATGGCCGGCTTCATTTTATTCGGCTCAAGCAGGAGCAAGGTGTACTGCGACCTTGATTGGTCCAACGGCTTTGCTGCTTGCTGCCCACTGTGTAGGCGACGGGCAACTAGCGGCTATTGAATTCCGCGAGAAGACGTTGTCGGGACCTTGCAAGCACGCCGAGGGCTATAAAGGAGGCGTGGGTGATCTAAGCGCGGACTACGCATTATGTCGCCTGACAGAGGCCGCTGACGGCATCAAGTATGAACGGCTAAATCAGGACCCGTCCAAGCTCGTGCAAGAAGCGAAGCTCCTTCTTACGGGGTTTGGTTGCACCACTCCACCTCCGCCAACAGGTGGGCCGCCTTCGGGAGGAAATGATGGAAAGTTTCGCATCGGACAGGCGCGTATCGCAAAGCTCCCCGGTGCCGATCCTGGAGAGCCAAATACGATAGTAACGCGAGATCAGGTGGTCGTTTGCCCCGGCGACAGTGGAGGCGGGGCCTACATCCAGCGAATCGACGGATCACGAGTTTTGGCCGCTGTTAACTCGCGTACCCTCTACAAGGAGGGCGCGTCACTCCTATCCAGCGTCACGTCGTCGGCTGCAGCTGCGTTTATTGCAGATTGGATGAAGAAAAATCCAGGTCAAACAATCTGCGGCATCAATCTTAGCGCTACGTGTAGGTGA
- a CDS encoding branched-chain amino acid ABC transporter permease, giving the protein MTFERNFLLAAVALGALIPLVAFNEYALHIGIMIMFSVMLATSLNLIVGYVGEFPLGHTAFFGIGAYSAALLSVRLGLPIYTTIPLAAVVAAIAGLGIGAVTLRLRGPFFVIVTLCFAEVLRLVANNWIDLTNGPMGVSGIAKPASIAGATGVQQKLWFYYAGLLLAAISLLISYRFVYSNIGRAAVALRENRFVAQSIGIWPFYLGLVTFVLAAAVGGLAGGFYAHYISYVGPEVFGFSFMITMIIMVLAGGKGTLAGPVIGAVLVVFLEEFLRDFKDLRFSIFGLIVVGVVIFLPRGLMGFIGRRHESYERRPRGPAEGGAKRDRVAPALKPAGLNRGGAADA; this is encoded by the coding sequence ATGACGTTCGAACGCAATTTCCTCCTCGCTGCGGTCGCGCTGGGCGCGCTGATACCGCTCGTGGCCTTTAATGAATACGCCCTGCACATCGGGATCATGATCATGTTCTCAGTGATGCTGGCAACGAGCCTCAATCTGATCGTCGGTTACGTCGGAGAATTTCCGCTCGGCCACACCGCGTTCTTCGGAATCGGAGCCTACAGTGCCGCGCTGCTATCGGTACGGCTCGGACTACCGATCTACACCACGATCCCGCTTGCCGCCGTCGTGGCTGCAATCGCGGGCCTCGGCATCGGCGCGGTGACGCTGCGCCTGCGCGGACCCTTCTTCGTCATCGTGACGCTCTGCTTCGCGGAGGTGCTTCGGCTGGTTGCAAATAACTGGATCGACCTGACCAACGGGCCAATGGGCGTCTCGGGAATTGCCAAGCCGGCTTCAATCGCCGGCGCAACCGGCGTGCAACAGAAGCTCTGGTTCTATTATGCCGGCCTGTTGCTCGCCGCCATATCGCTCCTGATCAGCTATCGTTTCGTTTATTCGAACATCGGGCGCGCGGCGGTCGCGTTGCGGGAGAACCGGTTCGTCGCGCAGTCGATCGGGATCTGGCCGTTCTATCTGGGCTTGGTCACCTTCGTGCTGGCGGCGGCGGTGGGCGGCCTCGCCGGCGGCTTCTACGCCCACTATATCTCTTATGTCGGTCCCGAAGTGTTCGGCTTTTCCTTCATGATCACCATGATCATCATGGTGCTCGCGGGCGGAAAGGGCACGCTGGCTGGCCCTGTGATCGGTGCGGTGCTCGTCGTCTTTCTTGAAGAGTTCTTGCGCGACTTCAAGGACCTCCGCTTCTCGATCTTCGGGCTCATCGTCGTCGGAGTAGTCATCTTCCTGCCACGCGGCTTGATGGGCTTCATCGGCCGACGGCATGAAAGCTACGAGCGAAGGCCGAGGGGACCTGCGGAAGGTGGCGCGAAGCGGGACCGCGTTGCTCCGGCGCTCAAGCCGGCCGGCCTCAACCGAGGAGGCGCCGCCGATGCTTGA
- a CDS encoding ABC transporter ATP-binding protein, with protein sequence MLELRNLEVRYGKLRALNGINLQVREGEIVALLGANGAGKTTALRAISGLLAPSSGDILYRGSSIAKRRPDLIVRDGIAQSPEERHIWPELSVRENLSLGAYCCPDRALAEQRFESVLQRFPRLRERLSQLAGLLSGGEQQMLAIGRALMSGPKLLLLDEPSLGLSPLMSQEVLGALRELCQQGITILIVEQNVHSALSVASRAYVFETGRVVGEGSAADMLGNPDLLRAYLGA encoded by the coding sequence ATTCTCGAACTGCGTAATCTCGAGGTCCGCTACGGCAAGCTGCGCGCGCTCAACGGGATCAATCTGCAGGTCCGGGAGGGTGAGATCGTCGCCTTGCTCGGCGCCAATGGCGCCGGCAAGACAACGGCCCTGCGCGCGATTTCCGGCTTGCTCGCTCCCTCATCGGGCGACATCCTCTATCGCGGAAGCTCGATCGCAAAGCGGCGACCGGATCTGATCGTTCGTGACGGCATCGCGCAGTCGCCTGAGGAAAGGCATATCTGGCCCGAACTGAGCGTGCGCGAAAACCTGAGCCTCGGCGCATATTGTTGCCCGGATCGGGCTTTAGCCGAGCAGCGGTTCGAGAGTGTACTTCAGCGGTTTCCGCGGCTGCGCGAACGGCTGTCTCAGCTCGCGGGCCTGCTGTCGGGCGGCGAGCAGCAGATGCTGGCGATCGGCCGCGCCTTGATGTCGGGGCCGAAACTCCTCCTGCTCGATGAACCAAGCCTCGGGCTGAGCCCGCTGATGTCACAGGAAGTGCTCGGCGCGCTGCGCGAACTGTGCCAGCAGGGCATTACAATCCTCATTGTCGAGCAGAATGTGCATAGTGCCCTCTCCGTCGCAAGCCGCGCCTACGTATTCGAGACGGGCCGGGTTGTTGGAGAAGGCAGCGCCGCGGATATGCTTGGAAATCCAGATTTGCTGCGCGCTTATCTCGGCGCTTAA
- a CDS encoding serine protease — MMFRTGMTSLLLWTVTAAAHAQTGPVGPVSTSIEQSGGKISYATARPRPLPIAQGYTDADARKALQGSDPQEQRIPGLQAGAIGTGKPSTPGLRSPVSKARESLPEAPAQVDFGTSGLPFSTARADLKPNATNDQYPYSAAGKLFFNESGESYICSASLIKPGLVITAAHCVAKFGSNQYYSDWEFHPGYRDGISPFGKWTVKKAYVLKSYLDGSDSCKVAGVVCKNDIAVLVLVAQRNSYPGKRTGWFAFAWNGGGFTPQRITHLTQLGYPACLDNAGYMQRNDSQGAVDSANSDNTIVGSLMCGGSSGGPWIMNFGVQPALTGTQFGSAPTPNTIIGVTSWGSTNNAVKWMGASPFVAENVKKLVDAACNDYAPACLEN; from the coding sequence ATGATGTTTCGTACAGGCATGACTTCGCTGCTTTTGTGGACGGTGACGGCGGCTGCTCATGCGCAGACCGGTCCTGTTGGTCCTGTGAGCACGTCAATTGAACAATCGGGAGGGAAAATATCTTACGCAACCGCGCGACCGAGGCCGCTACCGATTGCGCAGGGTTATACCGACGCCGATGCTCGCAAGGCTCTGCAGGGAAGTGACCCACAGGAACAACGGATACCAGGATTGCAGGCTGGGGCCATCGGTACCGGCAAACCATCGACACCGGGCCTTCGCTCTCCGGTTTCGAAAGCCCGGGAGAGCTTGCCTGAAGCTCCGGCACAGGTCGATTTCGGAACGTCTGGCCTTCCGTTCTCTACTGCTCGAGCCGATCTCAAGCCGAATGCCACGAACGACCAATACCCTTACAGCGCGGCCGGGAAGCTTTTCTTTAATGAATCTGGAGAGTCCTACATTTGCTCCGCCTCATTGATAAAGCCGGGACTTGTCATCACAGCGGCGCATTGCGTCGCAAAATTTGGAAGCAACCAATATTATTCCGATTGGGAGTTCCATCCGGGTTACCGCGACGGAATTTCCCCGTTCGGAAAATGGACCGTGAAGAAAGCATATGTTCTTAAGTCCTACCTGGATGGATCAGATTCATGCAAGGTGGCGGGAGTTGTTTGCAAGAATGACATTGCCGTCCTTGTCCTGGTTGCTCAGAGGAACTCGTATCCTGGCAAACGCACCGGCTGGTTTGCTTTCGCTTGGAATGGTGGAGGTTTTACCCCTCAGCGCATCACGCATCTAACACAGCTTGGCTATCCGGCCTGCCTCGACAATGCGGGTTACATGCAGCGAAATGACTCGCAAGGAGCGGTCGATTCAGCAAACTCGGACAACACGATTGTCGGGTCATTGATGTGTGGCGGTTCGAGTGGGGGGCCTTGGATAATGAACTTTGGCGTTCAACCGGCGTTGACAGGAACTCAATTCGGAAGTGCGCCCACCCCTAATACGATTATTGGCGTGACGAGCTGGGGATCGACCAACAATGCCGTCAAGTGGATGGGTGCTAGCCCATTCGTGGCCGAGAACGTAAAGAAGCTGGTTGATGCGGCTTGCAACGATTACGCACCGGCGTGCTTGGAAAATTAG
- a CDS encoding ABC transporter ATP-binding protein: MLEVSGLSKQFGGLKALSDVSFSIRKGEIMSLIGPNGAGKTTCLNLVTGFFKPSAGTVRYCDDDITGLQPYAAAQRGLVRTFQKTNVLRGLTVFGNVLTARYRHGERSLWRTFFAGGGVRERQLRDEAAALIETVGLGARMNTDADSLSCGELRLLEVAVALGAGPKLLILDEPAAGLNTHEADRLGDVLKGLVKDHVEAMLLVEHNMALVMAVSDHIVVLDFGRKIAVGTPLEVRTNPDVVTAYLGKPAA, translated from the coding sequence ATGCTTGAAGTGAGCGGACTATCCAAGCAGTTCGGGGGTTTGAAGGCGCTTTCGGATGTAAGCTTCTCCATCCGCAAGGGCGAGATCATGAGCCTGATCGGTCCGAACGGGGCCGGCAAGACCACTTGCCTCAACCTCGTGACGGGGTTCTTCAAGCCCAGTGCCGGAACCGTGCGCTACTGCGACGACGACATCACAGGGCTTCAACCCTATGCCGCCGCCCAGCGGGGCCTCGTTCGCACATTCCAGAAGACCAACGTCCTGCGCGGGCTCACCGTGTTCGGCAACGTGCTGACCGCCCGCTACCGTCATGGCGAGAGGTCGCTGTGGCGAACCTTCTTCGCCGGCGGCGGCGTGCGCGAGCGTCAGCTTCGTGATGAGGCGGCAGCCCTGATCGAGACCGTTGGTCTCGGCGCGCGAATGAACACGGACGCGGACTCACTGTCCTGTGGCGAACTTCGCCTGCTCGAAGTGGCCGTCGCCCTCGGCGCCGGTCCAAAGCTGCTGATCCTCGACGAGCCCGCGGCAGGCTTGAACACCCATGAGGCGGATCGACTTGGTGATGTCCTGAAGGGGCTGGTGAAGGACCATGTCGAGGCCATGCTGCTCGTCGAGCACAACATGGCGCTGGTGATGGCCGTATCGGATCACATCGTCGTCCTGGATTTCGGCCGAAAGATCGCGGTGGGGACGCCGCTCGAGGTGAGGACTAATCCCGATGTCGTCACCGCCTACCTTGGTAAACCTGCCGCATGA
- a CDS encoding ABC transporter substrate-binding protein: MYLRKSLVLGLLPLLLPALAYAEDTVKIGVIQPLTGSVAYNGTTDVNGIKLALGEINAKGGVLGKKVELVIEDGQCKPANTVNAAEKLTQRDKVVALIGAFCSSATAAVMPVAQSAKVPLVTGVSSAANLTEKGNTWFFRATETDALLAKSFAKILVNQLKLKKVAYIGVNDDFGRGGVEEFEKQMSALGATTVMKEYFEHGTSDYYTLLTKLKASGADGAFVAVETQDGSTFVKQKAELGLSTKVFGVGSWATADFMQLAGPASNGIYAAVPYASTMKTPKNEAFVKAYQDQYKVAPGKYSAAGYNTLNIVVDAIARAQSTDSGKVREALLKTDYEGPNGHFHFDEKGQATGFTVVLVQLENGVPVVVESNTVEK; the protein is encoded by the coding sequence ATGTATTTGCGAAAAAGCTTGGTTCTTGGTCTCCTCCCGCTGCTGCTCCCCGCCTTGGCCTACGCCGAGGACACCGTGAAGATCGGCGTCATCCAGCCGCTGACCGGGTCGGTCGCCTACAACGGTACGACAGACGTCAACGGCATCAAGCTGGCGCTCGGCGAAATCAACGCCAAGGGCGGCGTGCTCGGCAAGAAGGTCGAGCTCGTGATCGAGGACGGCCAGTGCAAGCCGGCGAACACAGTCAACGCGGCCGAGAAGCTGACCCAGCGCGACAAGGTCGTGGCGCTCATCGGCGCGTTCTGCAGCTCGGCTACGGCGGCCGTCATGCCGGTCGCGCAAAGCGCCAAGGTGCCCCTGGTGACCGGCGTCTCGTCGGCTGCAAACCTGACCGAAAAGGGAAATACCTGGTTCTTCCGCGCCACCGAAACGGACGCGCTGCTCGCCAAGTCGTTTGCCAAGATTCTTGTCAATCAGCTCAAGCTGAAGAAGGTGGCCTACATCGGCGTGAATGACGACTTCGGCCGTGGCGGTGTCGAAGAGTTCGAGAAGCAGATGAGTGCGCTTGGTGCTACGACCGTGATGAAGGAATATTTCGAGCACGGTACATCGGACTACTACACCCTGCTCACCAAGCTGAAGGCCTCGGGCGCCGACGGCGCGTTCGTGGCTGTGGAGACCCAGGACGGTTCGACCTTTGTCAAGCAGAAGGCGGAGCTTGGTCTTTCAACCAAGGTGTTCGGCGTCGGCTCCTGGGCTACGGCTGATTTCATGCAACTCGCGGGCCCGGCCTCGAATGGCATCTATGCCGCCGTGCCTTATGCCTCGACGATGAAGACGCCGAAGAACGAGGCTTTCGTGAAGGCCTATCAGGATCAGTACAAGGTTGCGCCGGGCAAATATTCGGCCGCGGGCTACAATACGCTCAACATCGTCGTCGATGCCATCGCACGCGCGCAGTCTACCGACTCCGGCAAGGTCCGCGAAGCCCTGCTCAAGACGGACTACGAAGGCCCGAACGGGCACTTCCATTTCGATGAGAAGGGCCAGGCCACGGGCTTCACGGTGGTGCTGGTTCAGCTCGAGAACGGCGTTCCCGTCGTCGTCGAATCCAACACGGTAGAAAAGTGA
- a CDS encoding GH25 family lysozyme, translated as MRTTFTTLLVGIWLALFAASDRSIAQTIHAVLVADTNDGSIGAGVAENETNIASFLSSLKTLTELNVASTVIDGANFSCKSIIDSINGLNVAPDDAVFFYYAGHGFRRDGSQTQFPEFFCGGPRDPTLTLSQAVNMIQSKQPRLVIATADSCNKITEPAPVIAAAPRIADVDRKGALLRLFKDYRGSLIMSGAIPGEFSWYMTAGASLGGFFTNQLLSAINQNIVRSGARVSWEAIAADAVKPIFVPTIPPVTQNPQYLPMGLSASPAAAAVASAYVSQDQIDPANLRRFWVEDEQSRQPQAAAAPQVAAPQVAAPPYILTNREPSKFQGSFGIDLSHYTFDIDNDDATCKTQDGYSKPACSCVADWQAVSNSGVRFVYSKASDGAGVDLSFAKFWSDLKAKHEAKALFRGAYHFLRPAVDPDVQADAFLRAVGAVNGQKPAQLSPVLDIEWSNKRILPGTPEFQACPDNRRTKNDQGKYFCDMWYQMKASEIAVMAQKWIDRVEQATGLPVMIYTNPTAWWNPVLKGEGNVLLDNKRAVWTSRYSGPGPKFDSSWARQGQNGSSSWKMAPLPAGASYPPFPGKYSPSHLWQFTEAGFLENNFLTCSGRAVRKSVDMNFLPVSEDNYPVAASFAPR; from the coding sequence ATGCGCACAACCTTTACGACCTTGCTCGTCGGTATTTGGCTCGCTCTTTTCGCAGCATCTGACAGGTCGATCGCGCAGACAATTCATGCCGTTCTGGTGGCGGACACGAATGACGGTTCGATCGGGGCGGGGGTGGCTGAGAATGAGACCAACATCGCCTCGTTCCTCAGCAGCTTGAAAACCCTGACTGAACTCAATGTCGCAAGCACGGTGATTGACGGCGCAAATTTCAGCTGCAAGTCCATCATTGATTCGATCAACGGCCTCAACGTCGCGCCTGATGACGCCGTGTTCTTTTACTATGCTGGCCACGGCTTTCGCAGGGACGGTTCGCAAACGCAATTCCCGGAATTCTTTTGCGGCGGCCCGCGCGATCCGACACTGACCCTTTCGCAGGCTGTCAATATGATTCAGTCGAAGCAGCCTCGGTTGGTCATTGCGACTGCCGATTCCTGCAACAAGATAACCGAGCCCGCTCCGGTAATCGCGGCGGCCCCTAGGATTGCGGATGTCGATCGAAAGGGAGCTTTGCTACGTCTCTTCAAGGATTACAGGGGCTCGCTGATCATGTCCGGTGCGATCCCCGGCGAGTTTTCCTGGTATATGACTGCGGGTGCGTCGCTCGGTGGATTCTTCACCAATCAGCTGCTCAGCGCGATCAACCAGAACATTGTCCGGAGCGGCGCCAGGGTTAGCTGGGAAGCGATCGCGGCCGATGCCGTCAAGCCGATCTTCGTGCCCACGATTCCTCCGGTGACACAGAACCCGCAATATCTGCCCATGGGACTGTCGGCGAGCCCGGCCGCCGCGGCTGTAGCAAGTGCGTATGTAAGTCAGGACCAGATCGACCCAGCGAATCTTCGGCGCTTCTGGGTTGAGGACGAGCAGTCGCGCCAGCCACAGGCCGCGGCCGCGCCGCAGGTGGCCGCGCCGCAGGTGGCCGCGCCGCCCTATATTCTCACCAACCGCGAGCCATCGAAATTTCAAGGTAGCTTTGGAATCGACCTGTCGCATTACACCTTCGATATCGACAACGATGATGCGACTTGCAAGACGCAGGATGGGTATTCGAAGCCTGCCTGTTCCTGTGTCGCCGATTGGCAGGCGGTGTCCAACAGCGGGGTGCGCTTCGTCTACAGCAAGGCGAGCGACGGGGCCGGTGTCGATCTCTCGTTTGCGAAATTCTGGTCCGACTTGAAGGCTAAGCACGAGGCTAAGGCCCTGTTCCGCGGCGCCTACCATTTCCTTCGCCCCGCTGTCGACCCGGATGTGCAGGCAGATGCATTCCTCCGCGCGGTCGGTGCGGTGAACGGACAAAAGCCGGCGCAGCTGTCGCCGGTGCTTGATATCGAGTGGTCCAACAAGCGGATCTTGCCGGGCACGCCTGAATTTCAGGCATGCCCTGATAACCGGCGTACCAAGAATGATCAGGGCAAATACTTCTGCGACATGTGGTACCAAATGAAAGCGTCCGAGATCGCCGTCATGGCACAGAAATGGATAGATCGGGTGGAGCAGGCGACGGGTCTGCCGGTAATGATCTACACAAATCCCACCGCGTGGTGGAATCCGGTGCTTAAAGGCGAAGGGAACGTGCTGTTGGACAACAAGCGAGCGGTCTGGACTTCGCGCTACTCAGGGCCCGGACCGAAGTTCGATAGTTCATGGGCGCGGCAAGGACAGAACGGTAGCTCAAGCTGGAAAATGGCTCCGTTGCCGGCGGGGGCCTCGTATCCGCCGTTTCCAGGTAAGTATTCCCCCTCACATTTGTGGCAGTTCACGGAAGCCGGCTTTCTGGAAAACAATTTTCTGACCTGCAGCGGTCGGGCAGTACGCAAATCGGTTGATATGAACTTCTTGCCTGTCAGTGAGGACAACTACCCCGTTGCGGCCAGCTTCGCTCCGCGATGA
- a CDS encoding branched-chain amino acid ABC transporter permease: MDLLLQLVANGLVLGAFYALSALGLTLVFGLMRVVNFAHGELYVIGGLFGWALTVVFGWNYFLALVVVVIALGILGYLIDQVLVARVRGQGEEPTILLTIGLSIFIANTALLIVGTTPVTVASPFASKPLFLGPVVITQARLVLVVICAVLIGAANLLIQKTTLGRAMRATFQDPMAAQLVGIRTPRIYGFTFALGATLAGAAGMLLGSIYVVEASTGGIISLKAFVVVILGGMGSFAGAVAGGLILGLTEALWGGYVSTGYVDAIGFALVIVTLLVRPYGLFSRRAERA, encoded by the coding sequence ATGGACCTCCTTCTTCAGCTTGTGGCCAACGGCCTTGTCCTGGGGGCGTTCTACGCCCTGTCGGCATTGGGACTGACCCTGGTATTCGGCCTGATGCGCGTCGTGAACTTCGCGCATGGCGAACTCTATGTCATCGGCGGACTGTTCGGCTGGGCGCTAACGGTGGTGTTCGGCTGGAACTACTTTCTTGCGCTCGTCGTCGTCGTGATCGCGCTCGGTATTCTCGGCTATCTCATCGACCAAGTCCTGGTCGCGCGGGTGCGCGGGCAGGGCGAGGAGCCCACGATCCTGCTCACGATCGGCCTGTCGATCTTCATCGCGAACACGGCTCTTTTGATCGTCGGCACGACGCCTGTAACGGTTGCCTCGCCGTTCGCGAGCAAGCCGCTCTTCCTTGGCCCCGTAGTCATCACGCAGGCCCGGCTGGTGCTCGTTGTGATCTGCGCGGTGCTGATCGGCGCAGCCAATCTCCTGATCCAGAAGACCACGCTTGGCCGCGCTATGCGCGCCACGTTCCAGGATCCGATGGCGGCTCAGCTGGTCGGCATCCGGACCCCGCGCATCTATGGTTTCACCTTCGCGCTCGGCGCCACGCTGGCCGGCGCGGCCGGGATGTTGCTCGGCTCAATCTACGTCGTGGAGGCGAGCACTGGCGGCATTATCAGTCTGAAGGCGTTCGTAGTCGTCATCCTCGGCGGCATGGGCAGCTTCGCCGGCGCGGTGGCCGGCGGCCTGATCCTCGGCCTCACCGAAGCGCTTTGGGGGGGCTACGTATCGACCGGATACGTCGATGCCATCGGATTTGCGCTCGTCATCGTGACCCTGCTGGTACGCCCATACGGGTTGTTCAGCCGAAGAGCCGAGCGCGCGTGA
- a CDS encoding S8/S53 family peptidase → MNFLKPLVIILGLQSAAQADEYISLRGTPGLSNATIEYIAKNSEPKVGYINIGELPERFIKQVCGHVTNTFSSLFFGGYNTKLVREPAQVRRSAIIPACAKWRRDDSGDGVAVSVFVGDTLDSILLRKIGRKANQIQKCSPDDPASPRCGLTYRELVENLNKGLDLANLKPGSTIRLPFVTEITTFPVKRGSSLTALEHITKIKELAGFPDPDSPLIEIEVPPAISLINPVDADAQTCPAASPDATGSWPYDDLAVAAVIKRTLSLAEQSYPATLTVIDTGLDPSFPPGLLRRNDFTNANSPYGIGVFRLDNIRPYSDHTPNEVRLHGTEVARIAAGFPKLQKAYPQLSSLFKLNVVNVMEPPAGGGGGYGITSGGLVKAVEWFVTHGDIVNLSIASKEQLPGILNAIKRNAQSLVVSAAGNESAELNFTDWYPANYGGRNEESGTQFVTVAAIDATLSPTGFTNKGGKYVDLFAPGCDVPYDQTASGVTGTSFAAPLVSLTASLLRSFGLRTPKDIKRRLQASVDYDGRLEDLAAWSGRLNISKALSLYDDVLQLQSHPLEFGQWTAPSDICKDTVILPTIRKINVKNKAGALLLRVLWSDSQEQLQETECEPSSDKLVLDGRPDPIAWGDLVDYVPKLFRKN, encoded by the coding sequence ATGAATTTTCTCAAGCCGCTCGTAATTATTCTCGGACTTCAGAGCGCTGCTCAGGCCGATGAGTACATTTCGTTGCGGGGAACCCCAGGACTGTCAAACGCTACGATCGAATACATTGCGAAGAATTCTGAACCGAAAGTTGGATACATCAATATTGGTGAGCTGCCGGAACGATTCATCAAACAAGTGTGTGGGCACGTCACGAACACGTTCAGTTCGCTATTTTTCGGCGGCTACAACACGAAGCTCGTCCGCGAGCCTGCCCAAGTGCGAAGATCCGCAATCATTCCCGCCTGCGCGAAATGGCGAAGAGACGACTCCGGAGATGGCGTTGCCGTCAGCGTATTCGTTGGAGATACCTTGGACTCCATTCTTTTGAGAAAAATTGGCCGCAAAGCCAATCAAATACAGAAGTGCAGTCCCGATGATCCAGCTAGCCCGCGATGCGGCTTAACATATAGAGAGCTTGTTGAGAATCTCAACAAGGGCCTTGATCTGGCCAATCTCAAGCCAGGCTCGACCATCCGCCTTCCCTTTGTGACCGAAATCACGACTTTCCCTGTTAAACGCGGCAGCTCTCTCACCGCCTTAGAACACATCACAAAAATAAAAGAGCTCGCTGGATTTCCAGATCCGGACAGCCCGTTGATAGAGATCGAGGTACCGCCAGCCATTTCACTCATAAATCCAGTTGATGCAGACGCCCAGACATGTCCGGCGGCGTCTCCAGATGCTACCGGTTCTTGGCCGTACGATGATCTGGCAGTTGCCGCAGTTATCAAGCGCACGCTTTCGCTTGCCGAGCAGTCCTATCCTGCCACCCTTACAGTAATCGATACGGGACTTGATCCGTCATTTCCGCCTGGCTTGCTCCGTCGCAATGACTTCACAAACGCGAACAGCCCATACGGGATTGGGGTGTTTCGCCTGGACAACATTCGCCCCTATTCCGATCACACACCAAACGAGGTGCGCTTACATGGCACCGAGGTCGCTCGTATCGCCGCAGGTTTCCCTAAGCTTCAGAAGGCGTATCCGCAACTGTCGTCCCTGTTCAAGCTTAATGTCGTGAACGTCATGGAGCCGCCAGCGGGCGGCGGCGGAGGTTATGGCATAACGTCGGGCGGGCTGGTGAAGGCGGTCGAATGGTTCGTCACGCACGGCGATATTGTGAATTTGAGCATCGCATCCAAAGAGCAATTGCCAGGCATTTTGAACGCCATAAAGAGAAACGCTCAGTCGCTCGTTGTGAGCGCGGCAGGTAACGAGAGCGCTGAACTCAATTTTACGGATTGGTATCCGGCAAACTATGGAGGTCGTAACGAGGAGTCTGGAACCCAGTTTGTTACGGTAGCCGCAATAGATGCGACCCTCTCGCCAACCGGGTTCACGAACAAAGGTGGCAAGTATGTCGATCTTTTCGCGCCGGGCTGTGATGTGCCGTACGATCAGACGGCGTCGGGCGTGACGGGAACATCCTTTGCCGCTCCGCTGGTGAGTTTGACTGCCTCCCTGCTGCGATCGTTCGGCCTCAGGACACCCAAGGATATCAAACGTCGTCTGCAAGCCTCCGTGGACTACGACGGACGTTTGGAGGATCTTGCCGCGTGGTCTGGCCGCCTCAATATTTCGAAGGCACTCAGCCTGTATGATGACGTTCTGCAGTTGCAATCGCATCCCTTGGAGTTTGGGCAATGGACCGCTCCGTCCGACATATGTAAAGACACGGTGATCCTTCCCACGATAAGAAAAATCAACGTTAAAAACAAAGCTGGCGCGCTTCTTCTTCGGGTTCTGTGGTCAGACAGCCAAGAACAGCTTCAAGAGACCGAATGCGAGCCATCGAGCGACAAATTAGTGCTCGACGGGAGACCAGACCCGATCGCCTGGGGCGATTTGGTTGATTACGTGCCAAAGCTGTTTCGGAAGAACTGA